The Deltaproteobacteria bacterium genome segment GACCGGCCCGTCGCCGAGCCCGGCCGGGCCGTGGCAGGGCGCGCAGAAGACGGTGAACTGCCGCTTGCCGTTGTCGAGCGAGGCGAGGCTCGGGGCGGTCGGATTCGCGAGCGCGGCACCCTCGGCCGGCGTGGCCGTGCTGATCTGGAAGGGCTGGCCGACCGGCACGCTGCCCTCGGGCGGCACCAGGTTGCCGAGCTGGCGATCCGGGTCGCCGGGCCGGCCCTGGAGCTCGAAGGCCTGCACCGCCCGCTGCCACTTCATCTGGGGCCACCAGGAGTCCGACCACTGCTCCCAGCAGCCGGTGGAGACGAGCGTCACGACCGCGAAGACGGCGCCCTGGAGGCGGGCGACGCGCCACCGGGGGCTAGGCCGGGACAAGGCTCACCTCCTTGGCGTGGTGCGCGCGCATGAGCCCGTCGACCTCGCTCACGTCGCGCTCGGGCACCTCGACCGCGACGCCGAACTCGTCGCCCGAGAAGCGCGCGTCGTAGCCGGGATCGAGCTTCAGCGAGGGCAGGCGCCCCACCGCCAGCAGCCCGAGCAGGGTGAAGATGCCGCCGAA includes the following:
- a CDS encoding cytochrome c, encoding MSRPSPRWRVARLQGAVFAVVTLVSTGCWEQWSDSWWPQMKWQRAVQAFELQGRPGDPDRQLGNLVPPEGSVPVGQPFQISTATPAEGAALANPTAPSLASLDNGKRQFTVFCAPCHGPAGLGDGPVAGPPYGKGPFVGVLPIAGPIGKALTGAFSDGHLYTVIAQGVRRMPSYQRIPSSDRWDIVNYIRYLNGQVPGPQPAQTAALAAPAAPAGPAAPAAPAGPAAPAAPAGPVAPAASATPGGAQ